Proteins from a single region of Oryza brachyantha chromosome 6, ObraRS2, whole genome shotgun sequence:
- the LOC102707042 gene encoding xylanase inhibitor protein 1-like yields the protein MALASSLLTVAALGAVLLLADPAGAAGKTGQVTVFWGRNKDEGSLREACDSGLYTMVIMSFLNVYGHGKYSLDLSGHPIAGVGDDIKHCQYIGVPVSLSIGGFGSGYSLPSNRSALDLFDYLWDAYLGGSRAGVHRPFGDAWLDGVDLFLEHGTAADRYDVLALELAKHNIRGGPGKPLHLTATPRCAFPGSGYLGRAVATGIFERIHLRIYDDGDCEAYWHLAWGKWTAAYPATRFYVGMTASETTNGWVHPKNVYYDVAPSTQKADNYGGFMIWDRYYDKLTNYTSIVKYYA from the coding sequence ATGGCGCTCGCAAGCTCCCTCCTGACCGTGGCGGCTCTTGGAGCCGTCCTGCTGCTCGCCGACCCGGCCGGAGCCGCCGGAAAGACCGGCCAGGTGACCGTCTTCTGGGGCCGGAACAAGGACGAGGGCTCCCTCCGCGAGGCCTGCGACTCGGGGCTCTACACCATGGTCATCATGTCCTTCCTCAACGTCTACGGCCACGGCAAGTACAGCCTCGACCTCTCCGGCCACCccatcgccggcgtcggcgacgacatcAAGCACTGCCAGTACATCGGCGTCCCGGTGTCGCTCTCCATCGGCGGCTTCGGCAGCGGCTACTCGCTGCCGTCCAACCGCTCGGCGCTGGACCTCTTCGACTACCTCTGGGACGCCTACCTCGGCGGGTCCAGGGCGGGCGTCCACCGCCCCTTCGGCGACGCGTGGCTCGACGGCGTCGACCTGTTCCTGGagcacggcacggcggcggaccgGTACGACGTGCTGGCGCTGGAGCTCGCGAAGCACAACATCCGCGGCGGGCCCGGGAAGCCGCTGCACctgacggcgacgccgcggtGCGCGTTCCCGGGCAGCGGCTACCTGGggcgcgcggtggcgacggggaTCTTCGAGCGGATCCACCTCCGGATctacgacgacggcgactgcGAGGCGTACTGGCACCTGGCGTGGGGCAAGTGGACGGCGGCGTACCCGGCGACGCGGTTCTACGTGGGGATGACGGCGTCGGAGACGACGAACGGGTGGGTGCACCCGAAGAACGTGTACTACGACGTGGCCCCGTCCACCCAGAAGGCCGACAACTACGGCGGCTTCATGATCTGGGACCGCTACTACGACAAGCTCACCAACTACACCAGCATCGTCAAGTACTATGCCTGA